A stretch of Aedes aegypti strain LVP_AGWG unplaced genomic scaffold, AaegL5.0 Primary Assembly AGWG_AaegL5_hic_scaff_152_PBJ_arrow, whole genome shotgun sequence DNA encodes these proteins:
- the LOC5568575 gene encoding alpha-amylase 4N, with translation MLGLPFGVLLTVLPPFLVAQFNPYFPKDSSGVIVHLLEWTFEDVASECVLYLAPNGINAVQVSPINEVRIMPNRSWRERYEPVSYRMTSRSGNESQFQSMVQTCNKAGVRVFVEVVLNNMAGGSGPIKGTGGAVANPSKREYPDVPFSDADFNEACTVLDGSDPHEVRNCQVDDLPDLNQGLARVRQRMIDFMNKLIRMGVAGFYVNSAKNIWPHDLGAIYMKLENLSSSSIPGVPAGSRPFIYHDIADFGEGGSRKNEYTLMGFATEYRFAYELADVMFKRKPFHYMVNLGTRLGYIPRERSVVFLDTPSLQRLSDVADAPLIITSKHLRIYKIATVFMMAHRYGTPRIMSSFRFSDIDEGPPSDGRGKISKIILNDQDQCTGGWICEHRWKVVQRMLKFRKEVSGQPVINWVDNGQNQVAFCRGKVGFVAINAEISLALKANLFTCLKAGTYCDIISGALKGKACTGLTVKVGGDGRADIYISSAVEEPFIVLLASEKI, from the exons ATGCTTGGACTACCGTTCGGAGTATTACTGACTGTACTTCCCCCCTTTTTGGTTGCTCAGTTCAACCCATATTTTCCGAAAGACAGTAGCGGAGTGATAGTGCATCTGTTAGAGTGGACATTCGAAGACGTCGCGTCTGAATGCGTCCTCTACTTGGCCCCGAATGGGATCAACGCAGTGCAAGTGTCTCCGATCAACGAAGTCCGCATCATGCCGAATCGGTCCTGGCGGGAACGTTACGAACCTGTTTCCTATCGGATGACCAGCAGATCGGGTAACGAGTCCCAGTTCCAATCAATGGTCCAGACATGCAATAAGGCCGGAGTTCGCGTGTTCGTTGAGGTCGTGCTGAACAATATGGCGGGTGGAAGTGGACCGATTAAGGGTACGGGAGGTGCGGTGGCGAATCCGAGCAAACGTGAATATCCGGACGTGCCGTTCAGCGATGCGGATTTCAATGAAGCTTGTACAGTTCTGGATGGAAGTGATCCCCACGAAGTGCGCAATTGTCAAGTGGATGATTTGCCCGATCTGAATCAAGGTTTGGCTAGAGTTAGGCAGAGAATGATCGATTTCATGAACAAGTTGATTCGGATGGGAGTGGCTGGATTTTATGTTAATTCTGCGAAAAATATTTGGCCGCATGATCTGGGT gCAATTTATATGAAATTGGAGAATCTTAGTTCATCGTCTATTCCCGGAGTCCCTGCAGGTAGCCGCCCGTTCATTTACCACGACATTGCAGATTTTGGAGAGGGAGGTTCCCGGAAAAACGAATACACCTTGATGGGTTTTGCAACGGAATATCGATTCGCATACGAATTGGCGGATGTGATGTTCAAACGAAAGCCATTCCACTACATGGTCAATCTTGGAACACGGCTGGGTTACATACCCAGGGAGCGATCGGTAGTATTCCTCGACACACCCTCCCTGCAAAGACTATCAGATGTGGCTGATGCACCGCTGATCATAACCTCCAAACATCTACGAATCTATAAGATAGCCACAGTTTTCATGATGGCCCACCGGTACGGAACTCCGCGGATCATGAGCTCCTTCCGGTTCTCGGATATCGACGAAGGACCCCCGAGCGATGGACGAGGGAAGATCTCCAAGATTATTCTGAACGACCAAGATCAGTGCACCGGTGGATGGATTTGCGAGCATCGGTGGAAGGTCGTTCAAAGGATGTTGAAGTTTCGGAAGGAAGTGTCCGGTCAGCCGGTAATCAATTGGGTTGACAACGGTCAGAACCAGGTAGCGTTTTGCAGGGGAAAAGTTGGATTCGTTGCGATCAATGCGGAGATTTCGTTGGCTTTGAAGGCCAATCTTTTTACTTGCTTGAAGGCTGGCACTTATTGTGACATTATAAGTGGAGCGTTGAAGGGCAAAGCTTGTACGGGATTGACAGTAAAGGTAGGTGGGGATGGCAGGGCCGACATTTATATATCAAGTGCAGTCGAAGAACCATTCATAGTTCTGTTGGcaagtgaaaaaatataa